The following are from one region of the Sandaracinus amylolyticus genome:
- a CDS encoding siderophore-interacting protein, which produces MGHDPSLFELVRHPIAVRTLEVKRVVALTPRMARITLGGPELAGFRSLAPEDHVKIFFPRPGEREPILPVIGPSGLPATTAGPKPIGRDYTPRRYDAERGELDVDFFLHGHGIASTWAAQAAPGQVVGVAGPRGSYVLRRDVAWQLFVGDETAQPEIARRIEELPASVAVRVVLVVDGPEEEQPWPASGAIETRWVHRRAGDVLLDAVRALVLPEGEGFVWLAGEASQVRAVYRHLLVDRGLPASRVHASGHWKRGVVAHDHHEPIAVDER; this is translated from the coding sequence ATGGGTCACGATCCCTCGCTCTTCGAGCTGGTGCGGCACCCGATCGCGGTGCGGACGCTGGAGGTGAAGCGCGTGGTCGCGCTCACGCCGCGCATGGCGCGCATCACGCTCGGTGGTCCCGAGCTCGCGGGCTTTCGCTCGCTGGCGCCCGAGGATCACGTGAAGATCTTCTTCCCGCGGCCGGGCGAGCGCGAGCCGATCCTCCCGGTGATCGGTCCCTCGGGGCTGCCTGCGACGACTGCGGGACCGAAGCCGATCGGGCGCGACTACACGCCGCGCCGATACGACGCGGAGCGCGGCGAGCTCGACGTCGACTTCTTCCTGCACGGCCACGGGATCGCGTCGACGTGGGCCGCGCAGGCGGCGCCTGGGCAAGTCGTCGGTGTCGCGGGGCCGCGTGGCTCGTACGTGCTCAGGCGCGATGTCGCGTGGCAGCTCTTCGTCGGCGACGAGACCGCGCAGCCCGAGATCGCGCGGCGCATCGAGGAGCTCCCGGCGAGCGTCGCGGTGCGCGTGGTGCTCGTCGTCGACGGGCCCGAGGAAGAGCAGCCGTGGCCCGCGTCGGGAGCGATCGAGACGCGCTGGGTGCATCGGCGCGCGGGGGACGTGCTCCTGGATGCGGTGCGCGCGCTCGTGCTGCCCGAGGGCGAAGGGTTCGTGTGGCTCGCGGGCGAGGCGTCGCAGGTGCGCGCGGTGTATCGACACCTGCTCGTCGATCGCGGTCTTCCGGCGTCGCGCGTGCACGCGTCGGGGCACTGGAAGCGCGGCGTCGTCGCGCACGATCATCACGAGCCGATCGCGGTGGACGAGCGATGA
- a CDS encoding (2,3-dihydroxybenzoyl)adenylate synthase, translating to MSALLEGCVPWPDDVAERYRRVGHWRGEPLDRIVRAGATRHGDRVAVVCGERRVTYAELDARIDRMASSLFALGLRPLDRVVVQLPNVLELVETLFALWRLGAIPVMALPGHRRAEIAHFCEHTRAVAYVCADVVAGFDHRQLAREVKGRAGSTLRHLIVVGNAQELVPYASLDAAPRALPDVDARQVALLQLSGGSTGTPKLIPRTHDDYLYSVRASVPICGLDAQSVYLVALPGAHNFPLSSAGILGALAAGARVVMSREPHPDAVFPLIQREGVTITALVPPLARVWLAAMRTRGLRFPSLEVLQVGGAKLGAELARDLIEGFGCLLQQVFGMAEGLVCYTRLDDPLERVIATQGRPISEDDEVRIVDDDDRDVRDGAVGHLLARGPYTIRGYYRVPEHDAIAFTRDGFYRTGDRVRRTPDGSLVVEGRAKEQINRGGEKIAPAELEQHLAAHPDVREAAVLGLPDAIVGERICAVVVSDRAITRAALMAHLRERGVAVFKLPDRVELVSDALPRTSVGKIDKNALSQRLARGAAS from the coding sequence ATGAGCGCGCTGCTCGAGGGCTGCGTGCCGTGGCCCGACGACGTCGCCGAGCGCTATCGCCGCGTAGGGCATTGGCGTGGCGAGCCGCTCGATCGGATCGTGCGCGCGGGCGCGACACGTCACGGCGATCGCGTCGCGGTCGTGTGCGGCGAGCGGCGCGTCACGTACGCCGAGCTCGACGCGCGCATCGATCGCATGGCGTCGTCGCTCTTCGCGCTCGGGCTGCGACCGCTCGATCGCGTCGTCGTGCAGCTGCCGAACGTGCTCGAGCTCGTCGAGACGCTCTTCGCGCTGTGGAGGCTCGGTGCGATCCCGGTGATGGCCCTGCCGGGGCATCGTCGCGCGGAGATCGCGCACTTCTGCGAGCACACGCGCGCGGTCGCGTACGTCTGCGCGGACGTGGTCGCGGGGTTCGATCACCGGCAGCTCGCGCGCGAGGTGAAGGGACGCGCGGGCAGCACGTTGCGACACCTGATCGTGGTCGGCAACGCGCAGGAGCTCGTGCCGTATGCGTCGCTCGACGCGGCGCCGCGCGCGCTTCCCGACGTCGACGCGCGCCAGGTCGCGCTGCTCCAGCTCTCGGGCGGCAGCACCGGCACGCCGAAGCTGATTCCGCGCACCCACGACGACTACCTCTACAGCGTGCGCGCGAGCGTGCCGATCTGCGGGCTCGACGCGCAGAGCGTGTACCTCGTGGCGCTGCCCGGCGCGCACAACTTCCCGCTGAGCTCGGCGGGGATCCTCGGTGCGCTCGCGGCGGGCGCGCGTGTGGTGATGAGCCGCGAGCCGCACCCCGACGCCGTGTTCCCGCTGATCCAGCGCGAGGGCGTGACGATCACCGCGCTCGTGCCGCCGCTCGCGCGCGTGTGGCTCGCCGCGATGCGCACCCGCGGGCTGCGCTTTCCCTCGCTCGAGGTGCTGCAGGTCGGTGGCGCGAAGCTCGGCGCGGAGCTCGCGCGCGATCTGATCGAGGGCTTCGGGTGCCTGCTCCAGCAGGTGTTCGGGATGGCCGAAGGTCTCGTCTGCTACACGCGCCTCGACGATCCGCTCGAGCGCGTGATCGCGACGCAGGGCCGGCCGATCTCGGAGGACGACGAGGTCCGCATCGTCGACGATGACGATCGCGACGTGCGCGACGGCGCGGTGGGTCACCTGCTCGCGCGCGGTCCCTACACGATCCGCGGCTACTATCGCGTGCCCGAGCACGACGCGATCGCGTTCACCCGCGACGGGTTCTATCGCACGGGTGATCGGGTGCGGCGCACGCCCGATGGATCGCTCGTCGTCGAAGGGCGCGCGAAGGAGCAGATCAATCGCGGCGGCGAGAAGATCGCGCCCGCGGAGCTCGAGCAACACCTCGCCGCGCATCCCGACGTGCGGGAGGCGGCGGTGCTCGGCCTGCCCGACGCGATCGTGGGCGAGCGCATCTGCGCGGTCGTCGTCAGCGATCGCGCGATCACGCGGGCTGCGCTGATGGCGCACCTGCGCGAGCGCGGGGTCGCGGTGTTCAAGCTTCCCGATCGCGTCGAGCTCGTGAGCGACGCGCTGCCCCGCACCAGCGTGGGCAAGATCGACAAGAACGCGCTCTCGCAGCGCCTCGCGCGAGGAGCTGCGTCGTGA
- a CDS encoding phosphopantetheine-binding protein: MSALPTTYAALAAEIAALIEIDATSLAPDDSLLDWGLDSIRLMSLVERLREGGVEVTFADLAEEPTLRGLARHVGVEP, from the coding sequence GTGAGCGCGCTGCCGACGACGTACGCCGCGCTCGCTGCGGAGATCGCCGCGCTGATCGAGATCGACGCGACTTCGCTCGCGCCGGACGACTCGCTGCTCGACTGGGGGCTCGACTCGATCCGACTGATGAGCCTGGTCGAGCGGCTTCGCGAGGGCGGCGTCGAGGTGACGTTCGCCGATCTCGCAGAGGAACCGACGCTGCGCGGGCTCGCGCGGCACGTGGGGGTGGAGCCGTGA
- a CDS encoding isochorismate synthase, producing the protein MRTDVPAFFLAGPTRTVVGEGERESFQGTLRSPERWLAEIDRALAASDDPRGSFVVGALPFGEDAPVRLFRPVHGAVSDAWGATSEPARAVARTPIDRVAHDESGGFVDAVAQAAGAIRRGALKKVVLARAKELTVDERPDVRALLSVLRARNPHGFTYSLDVAPGASEPTRLVGASPELLLSRRGATVVSVPLAGSIPRSADPVEDRERAARLLRSPKDRHEHEIVVEHVVASLAPLTRTLRFEREPVVSGTPTMWHLSTRIEGTLRDRDLSSLRLAVALHPTPAVCGLPTRDAREWIARLEGLDRGYFTGALGYTRAGGDGDWIVAIRCAEIAGARVRVFAGAGIVGSSDPELELAETSAKMRTVLGALVPSRDVDPPRSHAERADDER; encoded by the coding sequence ATGCGCACCGACGTTCCTGCGTTCTTCCTCGCCGGGCCCACCCGCACCGTGGTGGGAGAGGGCGAGCGCGAGTCGTTCCAAGGCACGCTGCGATCGCCCGAGCGATGGCTCGCGGAGATCGATCGCGCGCTCGCGGCCTCCGACGATCCACGTGGCTCGTTCGTCGTCGGCGCGCTGCCGTTCGGCGAGGACGCGCCGGTGCGCCTCTTCCGCCCCGTGCACGGAGCGGTATCGGACGCGTGGGGCGCGACGAGCGAGCCGGCACGCGCGGTCGCACGCACGCCGATCGATCGCGTCGCGCACGACGAGAGCGGCGGGTTCGTCGACGCGGTCGCGCAGGCGGCGGGCGCGATCCGCCGCGGCGCGCTGAAGAAGGTCGTCCTCGCCCGCGCGAAGGAGCTCACGGTCGACGAGCGGCCCGACGTGCGCGCTCTCCTCTCGGTGCTGCGCGCGCGCAACCCGCACGGCTTCACGTACTCGCTCGACGTCGCGCCCGGCGCGAGCGAGCCGACGCGCCTCGTCGGTGCGAGCCCCGAGCTGCTGCTCTCGCGCCGCGGCGCGACGGTGGTGAGCGTGCCGCTCGCGGGATCGATCCCGCGCAGCGCCGATCCGGTCGAGGATCGCGAGCGTGCTGCGCGCCTCTTGCGCTCTCCGAAGGATCGCCACGAGCACGAGATCGTCGTCGAGCACGTCGTCGCGAGCCTCGCGCCGCTGACGCGCACGCTGCGCTTCGAGCGCGAGCCGGTGGTGAGCGGGACGCCGACGATGTGGCACCTCTCGACGCGCATCGAAGGGACGCTCCGCGATCGCGATCTCTCCTCGCTGCGCCTCGCGGTGGCGCTGCACCCGACGCCCGCGGTGTGCGGGCTGCCGACGCGCGACGCGCGCGAGTGGATCGCGCGGCTCGAAGGGCTCGATCGCGGCTACTTCACCGGCGCGCTCGGCTACACGCGGGCGGGCGGCGACGGCGACTGGATCGTCGCGATCCGCTGCGCCGAGATCGCGGGCGCGCGCGTGCGGGTGTTCGCGGGCGCCGGGATCGTCGGCAGCTCCGACCCCGAGCTCGAGCTCGCGGAGACCAGCGCGAAGATGCGCACCGTCCTCGGTGCGCTCGTGCCTTCGCGCGATGTCGACCCTCCTCGCTCGCACGCCGAGCGAGCCGACGACGAGAGGTAG
- a CDS encoding isochorismatase family protein — protein MALPTIAPYELPTPRSWPECRARWTLEPSRAALLVHDMQAYFLRPFDPSASPLRPVLAHVRALVHACTRAGVPVLFSVQPGEQSRDERGLLWDLWGPGIVEHPGLAKLGLELGEIDADALIPKRRYSAFFETRLHERLRTLGRDQLMITGIYAHIGCLTTAVDGCMRGVQPFFLADATADFSREDHEIALRQVARTAGVVLTTSDALRALEPSRGEG, from the coding sequence ATGGCCCTTCCGACGATCGCCCCCTACGAACTGCCCACACCGCGCTCGTGGCCCGAGTGCCGCGCGCGCTGGACGCTCGAGCCCTCGCGCGCCGCGCTGCTCGTGCACGACATGCAGGCGTACTTCCTGCGGCCCTTCGATCCCAGCGCATCGCCGCTGCGGCCGGTGCTCGCGCACGTGCGCGCGCTGGTGCACGCGTGCACGCGCGCCGGTGTGCCGGTGCTCTTCTCGGTGCAGCCCGGCGAGCAGAGCCGCGACGAGCGCGGTCTGCTCTGGGATCTCTGGGGCCCGGGGATCGTCGAGCATCCCGGGCTCGCGAAGCTCGGCCTCGAGCTCGGCGAGATCGACGCCGACGCGCTGATCCCGAAGCGCCGCTACAGCGCGTTCTTCGAGACGCGCCTGCACGAGCGGCTGCGCACGCTCGGTCGCGACCAGCTGATGATCACGGGCATCTACGCGCACATCGGCTGCCTCACGACGGCGGTCGACGGATGCATGCGCGGGGTGCAGCCGTTCTTCCTCGCCGACGCGACCGCGGACTTCTCGCGCGAGGATCACGAGATCGCGCTGCGTCAGGTCGCGCGCACCGCGGGCGTGGTGCTGACGACGAGCGATGCGCTGCGCGCGCTCGAGCCCTCACGGGGAGAAGGATGA
- a CDS encoding class I SAM-dependent methyltransferase — MLEPWLEAHPRTRAHALVPPDVASVLLVGCGAGDDALALAERIVGARVTGVDTSLARIDEALRRARHVALAVHFAVADARALPFDDERFDVVLADGVLGEVDDRLRAARELARVTRAGGRVLVHERADVISPRAPSSGDDHVATLLLRAGLGAVEIADEWTHHDGARGVTLIGLKPRDEVG; from the coding sequence ATGCTGGAGCCGTGGCTCGAAGCGCATCCGCGGACCCGCGCGCACGCGCTGGTGCCGCCCGACGTGGCGAGCGTGCTGCTCGTCGGGTGTGGTGCGGGCGACGACGCGCTCGCGCTCGCCGAGCGCATCGTGGGCGCGCGCGTGACCGGGGTGGACACCTCGCTCGCGCGGATCGACGAGGCGCTCCGGCGTGCTCGTCACGTCGCGCTCGCGGTGCACTTCGCGGTCGCCGACGCCCGCGCGCTGCCCTTCGACGACGAGCGCTTCGACGTGGTGCTCGCCGACGGCGTGCTCGGTGAGGTCGACGATCGGCTGCGTGCCGCGCGCGAGCTCGCGCGGGTGACGCGCGCCGGCGGGCGGGTGCTGGTGCACGAGCGCGCCGACGTGATCTCACCGCGCGCGCCTTCGAGCGGCGACGACCACGTCGCGACGCTCCTGCTGCGCGCGGGGCTCGGCGCGGTGGAGATCGCCGACGAGTGGACGCACCACGACGGCGCGCGCGGCGTGACGCTGATCGGGCTCAAGCCGCGCGACGAGGTCGGCTGA
- a CDS encoding SDR family oxidoreductase, giving the protein MSAHLPAITLVTGAASGIGAAIVGALVREGGRVVAIDRDERALAALSAQRSISVFPADVRDPAALVAIVEQVERELGAIDGLVHAAGVLPLGAICDAPESALRDALAVNVEGLWSIARALAPRMIRRARGAIVTISSNAGATPRVGMGAYCASKAAATMLTRCLALELAPHGIRCNVVSPGSTDTPMLRRMLDGASPSELVRGRPDAFKLGIPLGRVAAPEDVAQVALFLLSERARHVTLQDVRVDGGATF; this is encoded by the coding sequence ATGTCCGCGCACCTGCCGGCGATCACGCTGGTCACCGGCGCTGCGTCGGGCATCGGCGCGGCGATCGTGGGCGCGCTGGTGCGCGAGGGCGGGCGCGTCGTCGCGATCGATCGCGACGAGCGCGCGCTCGCCGCGCTCTCCGCGCAACGATCGATCTCGGTGTTCCCGGCCGACGTGCGCGACCCAGCCGCGCTCGTTGCGATCGTCGAGCAGGTCGAGCGCGAGCTCGGTGCGATCGACGGACTGGTGCACGCCGCGGGCGTTCTCCCGCTCGGTGCGATCTGCGATGCGCCGGAGAGCGCGCTGCGCGACGCGCTCGCGGTGAACGTCGAGGGGCTCTGGTCGATCGCGCGCGCGCTCGCGCCTCGCATGATCCGCCGCGCGCGCGGCGCGATCGTGACCATCTCGTCGAACGCGGGCGCGACGCCGCGCGTCGGCATGGGCGCGTACTGCGCGAGCAAGGCCGCGGCGACGATGCTCACGCGCTGCCTCGCGCTCGAGCTCGCGCCGCACGGCATCCGCTGCAACGTCGTGTCGCCGGGCTCGACCGACACCCCGATGCTGCGCCGCATGCTCGACGGCGCCTCGCCGAGCGAGCTCGTCCGCGGCCGTCCCGACGCGTTCAAGCTCGGCATCCCGCTGGGCCGCGTCGCGGCGCCCGAGGACGTCGCGCAGGTCGCGCTCTTCCTTCTCTCCGAGCGCGCGCGCCACGTGACGCTCCAGGACGTGCGGGTCGACGGTGGCGCGACGTTCTGA
- a CDS encoding TonB-dependent receptor domain-containing protein — protein MARRSEIALLLALLLVARSAHAQDDDLLADDVVVHAPTEAEELARSSDAVRVIDTEEARARSADVAEVLARSEGLHVRRTGGLGAPVDLCIHGVCGSGVRVFLDGVPLELSGVGVGVQGVPVSLVERIEVYRGMVPVRFGTDALGGAINVVRAASYFAPHVGGSLQLGSFGTYRLTYGAGYRDDATGLYAGVQAYYDRARNDAWMDVELEGARGRLVDARIRRFHSAYEAYGVALEGGFVGAPFADRLLLRAFVGEHDRDIQHDVLATAPVGDATTGEVSMGALLRYQHAITTELEIDAYVGYTRRAIDLHDVSLANYDWRGRIRARPRTTPGELGNRAFDQTIWQDAVPARLNLTWRPAPEHRLLLDVTPEHVSRSGVDREQSSVGGRDPLSAERELFTLISGLEHQMTLFGGVLENQLFVKDYVFLAAAEEILTDASYVLRRRETHEIGVGEGVRIAPLEWLFVRASYEYATRLPEPDEIFGDGVLIVANLGLAPERSHNATLEVVIDLEDTPIGALRASAAGLVRARENMIVLLGDHLSFSHQNVYRALSLGGEGSVAWTSPEDWVSLSANLTYLDDRNVSDEGTFAPTQGDRIPYRPWLFANFGATFRARGLFVRDELAIEWRARYVHELTRAWESNGRPDTKDVVPSQLGHDVALTYTLLGPPRVSTSFEITNLTDERLYDYFRVQRPSRAAFLKLSIDY, from the coding sequence GTGGCGCGACGTTCTGAGATCGCGCTCCTCCTCGCACTGCTGCTCGTCGCTCGCAGCGCGCACGCCCAGGACGACGATCTCCTCGCCGACGACGTCGTGGTGCACGCGCCCACCGAAGCCGAGGAGCTCGCACGCTCGAGCGATGCAGTGCGGGTGATCGACACCGAGGAGGCGCGCGCCCGCAGCGCCGACGTCGCCGAGGTGCTCGCGCGCAGCGAGGGCCTCCACGTGCGGCGCACCGGAGGGCTCGGCGCGCCCGTCGATCTCTGCATCCACGGCGTGTGCGGCAGTGGCGTGCGCGTGTTCCTCGACGGCGTTCCGCTCGAGCTCTCGGGCGTCGGCGTCGGCGTGCAGGGCGTGCCGGTGAGCCTCGTCGAGCGCATCGAGGTCTACCGCGGGATGGTCCCGGTGCGCTTCGGCACCGATGCGCTCGGCGGTGCGATCAACGTCGTGCGCGCCGCCTCGTACTTCGCGCCGCACGTCGGCGGCTCGCTGCAGCTCGGCTCGTTCGGCACGTACCGTCTCACCTACGGCGCCGGATATCGCGACGACGCGACGGGGCTCTATGCCGGTGTGCAGGCCTACTACGATCGTGCGCGCAACGACGCGTGGATGGACGTGGAGCTCGAGGGCGCACGCGGCCGCCTCGTCGACGCGCGGATCCGCCGATTCCACAGCGCGTACGAGGCGTACGGCGTCGCGCTCGAGGGCGGCTTCGTGGGCGCGCCGTTCGCGGATCGCCTGCTGCTGCGCGCGTTCGTCGGCGAGCACGATCGCGACATCCAGCACGACGTGCTCGCGACCGCGCCGGTGGGCGATGCGACGACGGGCGAGGTCTCGATGGGCGCGCTGCTGCGCTACCAGCACGCGATCACGACCGAGCTCGAGATCGACGCGTACGTCGGCTACACGCGCCGCGCGATCGATCTCCACGACGTGTCGCTCGCCAACTACGACTGGCGCGGACGCATCCGCGCGCGGCCGCGCACCACGCCCGGCGAGCTCGGGAACCGCGCCTTCGATCAGACCATCTGGCAGGACGCGGTCCCGGCCCGCCTGAACCTGACGTGGCGTCCCGCGCCCGAGCACCGGCTCCTCCTCGACGTCACCCCCGAGCACGTCTCGCGCAGCGGCGTCGATCGCGAGCAGTCGAGCGTCGGCGGGCGCGATCCGCTGAGCGCCGAGCGCGAGCTCTTCACGCTGATCTCGGGGCTCGAGCACCAGATGACGCTGTTCGGCGGCGTGCTCGAGAACCAGCTCTTCGTGAAGGACTACGTCTTCCTCGCAGCCGCCGAGGAGATCCTCACCGACGCGTCGTACGTGCTGCGCCGTCGCGAGACCCACGAGATCGGCGTCGGCGAAGGCGTGCGCATCGCGCCGCTCGAGTGGCTCTTCGTGCGCGCGAGCTACGAGTACGCGACGCGCCTGCCCGAGCCCGACGAGATCTTCGGCGACGGAGTGCTGATCGTCGCGAACCTCGGGCTCGCGCCGGAGCGCAGCCACAACGCGACGCTCGAGGTCGTGATCGATCTCGAAGACACGCCGATCGGCGCGCTCCGCGCGAGCGCGGCGGGCCTCGTGCGCGCCAGAGAGAACATGATCGTCCTGCTCGGAGATCACCTCTCGTTCTCGCACCAGAACGTCTATCGCGCGCTCTCGCTCGGGGGCGAGGGGAGCGTCGCGTGGACGAGCCCCGAAGACTGGGTCTCGCTCTCGGCGAACCTCACGTACCTCGACGATCGCAACGTGAGCGACGAGGGCACGTTCGCGCCGACGCAGGGCGATCGCATCCCGTACCGCCCGTGGCTCTTCGCGAACTTCGGCGCGACGTTCCGCGCGCGCGGGCTCTTCGTGCGCGACGAGCTCGCGATCGAGTGGCGCGCCCGCTACGTGCACGAGCTCACGCGCGCCTGGGAGTCGAACGGCCGGCCGGACACGAAGGACGTGGTGCCCTCGCAGCTCGGTCACGACGTCGCGCTCACGTACACGCTGCTCGGCCCGCCGCGCGTCTCGACGAGCTTCGAGATCACGAACCTCACGGACGAGCGCCTCTACGACTACTTCCGCGTGCAGCGCCCGAGCCGCGCCGCGTTCCTCAAGCTCTCGATCGACTACTGA
- a CDS encoding metallophosphoesterase, with translation MMTRLIVFFAIVSVTLTLLIVYVTRRASWAARLGKKPARLIAGALTAVVLSPFLMRATGLESPDVVKLAVAQIGFALGLTVLISAGLLLPFDLLGAIARRIMRWRAKPEQAKPAETAPTETAEPTMTRREVLARSYVAGAIGVGASTAIYGVAFGRRDYVVEQVPIPLRGLPRTLDGYTIVQLSDVHVGTFVGERELAAALDLVRGARPDLVVMTGDLVDNDPRYAELLGRFARRLGELGARDGVVAIAGNHDYYAGIDDVLGALRAAGTRVLRNDAMTIGDRGGRFALLGVDDVWAPRNGFGRGADLQATLARAERDVPRVLLCHNPEFFPEAAPHVDLQLSGHTHGGQVNFLVRPADLVLPHGYIAGHYVRDGAQIYVNRGFGTAGPPARVGAPPEVSRIVLTSA, from the coding sequence ATGATGACCCGGCTGATCGTCTTCTTCGCGATCGTCTCGGTCACGCTCACGCTGCTCATCGTGTACGTGACGCGTCGCGCGAGCTGGGCCGCGCGGCTCGGGAAAAAGCCGGCGCGTCTGATCGCGGGAGCGCTGACCGCGGTGGTGCTCTCGCCCTTCCTGATGCGCGCGACCGGGCTCGAGTCGCCCGACGTGGTGAAGCTCGCCGTCGCCCAGATCGGGTTCGCGCTCGGGCTCACGGTGCTGATCTCCGCGGGGCTCCTCCTACCCTTCGATCTGCTCGGCGCGATCGCGCGACGCATCATGCGATGGCGCGCGAAGCCCGAGCAGGCGAAGCCGGCCGAGACCGCGCCCACCGAGACGGCCGAGCCCACGATGACGCGTCGCGAGGTGCTCGCGCGCAGCTACGTCGCCGGCGCGATCGGCGTCGGCGCGAGCACCGCGATCTACGGCGTCGCGTTCGGTCGTCGCGACTACGTCGTCGAGCAGGTGCCGATCCCGCTACGCGGTCTGCCGCGCACGCTCGACGGGTACACCATCGTGCAGCTCAGCGACGTGCACGTCGGCACGTTCGTGGGCGAGCGCGAGCTCGCGGCGGCGCTCGATCTGGTGCGCGGCGCGCGACCCGATCTCGTCGTCATGACGGGCGACCTCGTCGACAACGATCCGCGCTACGCCGAGCTGCTCGGTCGCTTCGCGCGACGGCTCGGCGAGCTCGGCGCGCGTGACGGCGTCGTCGCGATCGCGGGCAACCACGACTACTACGCGGGCATCGACGACGTGCTCGGCGCGCTGCGCGCGGCCGGGACGCGCGTGCTGCGCAACGACGCGATGACGATCGGTGACCGCGGTGGGCGCTTCGCGCTGCTCGGCGTCGACGACGTGTGGGCGCCGCGCAACGGCTTCGGACGCGGCGCGGATCTGCAGGCCACGCTGGCGCGCGCGGAGCGTGACGTGCCGCGCGTCCTGCTCTGTCACAACCCCGAGTTCTTTCCCGAGGCCGCGCCTCACGTGGACCTGCAGCTCAGCGGGCACACCCACGGCGGGCAGGTGAACTTCCTCGTGCGCCCCGCCGATCTCGTGCTGCCCCACGGCTACATCGCGGGCCACTACGTGCGCGACGGCGCGCAGATCTACGTGAACCGCGGCTTCGGCACCGCGGGCCCGCCCGCGCGCGTCGGCGCGCCGCCCGAGGTGTCGCGCATCGTGCTGACGAGCGCGTGA
- a CDS encoding thiolase family protein, which translates to MANVVIAEAVRSAVGRAHKGSLANRRPDEFAAEVIKGLLARVPQVKPEMVEDLILGCAMPEGEQGLNVARPVGLLAGLPEDSGAVTINRFCSSGLQAIAMAAGEILVGSADTVVAGGVESMTMVPMTGYKLSASPEVMNTYPSVYTPMGITAENVAAKFGITRQQQDEFAVRSQKKASEAVEKKRFADEIVTVHGIRFENGERKLFDFNRDEMPRPDTTVEGLGQLKPAFSAKGSVTAGNASPLSDGAAAALVMSEAKAKELGVKPLGYFRHFVTVGVDPAIMGIGPLPAVKKLLAKTGLTIKDIDLVEMNEAFASQAVYCQRELGIPDEKLNVNGGAIALGHPLGCTGAKLTASLFYELKKRGGRYGIVTMCIGGGQGAAGLFELAR; encoded by the coding sequence ATGGCGAACGTGGTGATCGCGGAGGCAGTTCGGTCGGCGGTGGGGCGCGCGCACAAGGGCTCGCTCGCCAATCGACGCCCGGACGAGTTCGCGGCCGAGGTGATCAAGGGCCTGCTCGCGCGCGTGCCGCAGGTGAAGCCCGAGATGGTCGAGGATCTGATCCTCGGCTGCGCGATGCCGGAGGGCGAGCAGGGCCTCAACGTCGCGCGTCCGGTCGGCCTCCTCGCGGGCCTTCCCGAGGACTCGGGCGCGGTCACCATCAATCGCTTCTGCAGCTCGGGCCTCCAGGCGATCGCCATGGCGGCCGGTGAGATCCTCGTGGGCTCGGCGGACACCGTCGTCGCGGGTGGCGTCGAGTCGATGACGATGGTGCCGATGACCGGCTACAAGCTGAGCGCGTCGCCCGAGGTGATGAACACCTATCCCTCGGTCTACACGCCGATGGGCATCACCGCGGAGAACGTCGCGGCGAAGTTCGGCATCACGCGCCAGCAGCAGGACGAGTTCGCGGTCCGCAGCCAGAAGAAGGCGAGCGAGGCCGTCGAGAAGAAGCGCTTCGCCGACGAGATCGTCACGGTCCACGGCATCCGCTTCGAGAACGGCGAGCGCAAGCTCTTCGACTTCAACCGCGACGAGATGCCGCGCCCCGACACGACGGTCGAGGGCCTCGGTCAGCTCAAGCCGGCGTTCTCGGCGAAGGGCAGCGTCACGGCGGGCAACGCGTCGCCGCTCTCCGACGGCGCGGCCGCCGCGCTGGTGATGAGCGAGGCGAAGGCGAAGGAGCTCGGCGTGAAGCCGCTCGGCTACTTCCGCCACTTCGTCACCGTGGGCGTCGACCCGGCGATCATGGGCATCGGACCGCTCCCCGCGGTGAAGAAGCTGCTCGCGAAGACGGGCCTGACGATCAAGGACATCGACCTCGTGGAGATGAACGAGGCGTTCGCGAGCCAGGCGGTGTACTGCCAGCGCGAGCTCGGCATCCCGGACGAGAAGCTGAACGTGAACGGCGGCGCGATCGCGCTGGGCCACCCGCTCGGCTGCACCGGCGCGAAGCTGACGGCGTCGCTCTTCTACGAGCTCAAGAAGCGCGGCGGCCGCTACGGCATCGTGACGATGTGCATCGGCGGCGGTCAGGGCGCGGCGGGCCTCTTCGAGCTCGCACGCTGA